A single region of the Triticum dicoccoides isolate Atlit2015 ecotype Zavitan chromosome 2B, WEW_v2.0, whole genome shotgun sequence genome encodes:
- the LOC119361988 gene encoding protein ATAF2-like has protein sequence MCPPLGTPTGMNYSISDSWSDEELVRFLAERKAEDSLPENVLVGMDLTLIHPLDSSPGNIWYLNQSDDQQPYGNGESDIRKAKGGYWKCIDVLRIPTSKSTAGVKFSLEFYEGEAPSGKRTQWLMHEYLVEQNDEANVQQEYKSLCTIFMQGSKKLNTEDELLSLSTNAPSDHLESYLQYLADMEEQNVAVNSKIVSSSQQNSSSIEGKDIYEDYSTADGVDFVNALANEDYIEMKDLLSSDGSASTSEFSSRRSEEYFDSDALLRELLNDQNTTREIHQDCNHNIAGPTKSDCVVISPPEQGLVHNHDNGAMVAGTSLEKAASDSERDQHSNEQCLDPHPPVSSCSSNSHVEQSHSNGSSSSHGSSTSPRRNRSIGKLGKIGKKYCCLGSF, from the exons ATGTGTCCGCCACTTGGTACACCAACAGGAATGAACTACAGTATCAGTGATTCTTGGAGCGATGAGGAACTTGTGCGATTCTTAGCAGAGAGGAAGGCCGAGGACTCCCTGCCAGAGAACGTACTTGTGGGCATGGACCTTACTCTCATTCATCCACTCGACTCCTCCCCTG GGAACATATGGTACCTGAACCAGTCAGATGATCAGCAGCCCTATGGCAATGGCGAGTCAGATATTAGAAAGGCAAAAGGTGGATACTGGAAGTGCATAGATGTTCTCAGAATACCAACAAGTAAATCTACTGCTGGTGTGAAATTTAGTCTGGAGTTTTATGAAGGCGAAGCACCATCTGGTAAGAGAACTCAGTGGTTGATGCATGAATATCTGGTAGAACAGAATGACGAAGCTAATGTACAACAG GAGTACAAGTCTTTGTGTACAATATTCATGCAGGGGAGCAAAAAGTTAAATACTGAAGATGAACTGCTATCTCTGAGTACTAATGCTCCTAGTGATCACTTGGAATCTTATCTTCAATATCTTGCTGACATGGAAGAGCAGAATGTTGCAGTAAACTCAAAG ATTGTATCTTCAAGCCAGCAAAATAGCTCTTCAATAGAAGGAAAGGACATTTATGAAGATTATAGTACTGCAGATGGCGTAGATTTTGTGAATGCTCTTGCTAATGAGGACTACATAGAAATGAAAGATCTATTAAGCTCAGATGGCTCTGCATCGACTTCCGAATTTTCAAGTAGACGGTCTGAAGAGTACTTTGACTCTGATGCATTACTGAGAGAGCTTTTGAATGACCAAAACACAACTAGAGAAATACATCAGGACTGCAACCATAACATAGCTGGACCTACTAAATCTGATTGCGTGGTTATCAGTCCACCAGAACAAG GGTTGGTTCACAACCATGATAATGGTGCCATGGTGGCTGGAACATCACTGGAAAAGGCAGCGTCAGATTCTGAAAGAGATCAACATTCAAACGAGCAGTGTCTGGATCCCCATCCTCCTGTGTCTTCATGTTCTTCAAACAGCCATGTAGAACAAAGCCATTCAAATGGTTCCAGTAGCTCGCATGGAAGCTCGACGTCTCCCAGGAGAAATCGATCTATCGGCAAACTTGGAAAGATAGGGAAGAAGTACTGCTGCTTGGGATCATTCTAG